In Leptospira langatensis, a genomic segment contains:
- the rplO gene encoding 50S ribosomal protein L15 produces the protein MAKERIKTALAFGKEREEKANKPAGNTIPVPAGSTKNKKRLGRGIGSKTGKTGGRGSKGQYARNTVRRGFEGGQMPIHRRLPKRGFTSIFHKDFFPINLRDLEKSGLTGNIDAKIMVESKILDNESTLFKILGTGEITKAIHIVADGFSASAKEKIEKAGGSVKLRSEIASKEA, from the coding sequence ATGGCTAAAGAAAGAATTAAAACTGCTCTCGCATTCGGAAAAGAACGCGAAGAAAAGGCAAACAAGCCTGCAGGAAATACAATCCCAGTCCCTGCCGGTTCCACTAAGAACAAAAAGCGTCTCGGTCGCGGTATCGGTTCCAAAACCGGTAAGACCGGAGGTCGTGGTTCTAAAGGACAGTACGCTCGTAATACCGTTCGTAGAGGTTTCGAAGGTGGTCAGATGCCCATCCACAGAAGACTTCCGAAACGCGGCTTTACTTCTATTTTCCACAAGGACTTCTTCCCGATCAACCTGAGAGACCTGGAGAAAAGCGGATTGACCGGCAACATAGATGCCAAAATTATGGTTGAATCGAAGATTCTTGATAACGAGAGCACTCTTTTCAAGATTTTAGGTACCGGGGAAATCACTAAAGCCATCCACATCGTGGCAGACGGCTTTTCCGCTTCCGCTAAAGAGAAAATAGAGAAAGCGGGCGGTTCCGTCAAACTTCGTTCCGAAATTGCTTCCAAAGAGGCATAA
- the rplF gene encoding 50S ribosomal protein L6 translates to MSRIGKAEIKLPEKVEVKQDSTVIKVKGPLGELQTPIFAGISLKSEGGVVKLERSSEEQNVVALHGLTRALLMNSVKGVTTGWEKNLEINGVGYRAAKRGEDLVMNLGFSHEVVYKTPKGIKIDVIEQVKIKITGIDKQLVGQVAADIRSKKPPEPYKGKGIKYNDEFIKRKAGKTGKK, encoded by the coding sequence ATGTCCAGGATTGGAAAAGCAGAGATCAAACTTCCTGAGAAAGTGGAAGTAAAACAGGACAGCACCGTAATCAAGGTGAAAGGTCCTCTGGGAGAGTTACAAACTCCTATCTTCGCTGGGATTTCCCTAAAGAGCGAAGGTGGAGTCGTAAAACTAGAAAGATCTAGCGAAGAGCAAAACGTAGTAGCTCTTCATGGATTGACTCGCGCTCTCCTGATGAACAGTGTGAAGGGTGTGACCACAGGTTGGGAAAAGAACCTTGAGATCAACGGGGTCGGTTATCGTGCTGCAAAACGCGGTGAAGACTTAGTGATGAACTTGGGATTCTCTCACGAGGTTGTATACAAGACCCCGAAAGGGATCAAGATAGACGTGATCGAGCAAGTAAAGATCAAGATCACAGGGATCGACAAACAACTCGTAGGTCAAGTTGCAGCGGATATTCGCTCCAAGAAACCTCCTGAGCCTTATAAAGGTAAAGGAATTAAGTACAACGACGAATTCATTAAGAGAAAGGCCGGAAAAACCGGTAAGAAGTAG
- the rpsK gene encoding 30S ribosomal protein S11 encodes MAEDKKGKKEKKVKKKEKKVVPRGKVYITASFNNTIITITDLAGNTLAWSTAGAMGFRGSKKSTPYAAQIAAGNAAEKAIDSTGLAEVDVLVSGPGIGRESAIRSLVARGLSIKMIKDITPLPHNGCRPRKRRRV; translated from the coding sequence ATGGCAGAAGATAAGAAAGGCAAAAAAGAGAAAAAGGTTAAAAAGAAGGAGAAGAAGGTCGTACCTCGCGGTAAGGTCTATATCACTGCTTCTTTTAACAACACGATTATCACCATCACTGACCTTGCTGGAAACACTCTAGCATGGTCCACTGCGGGAGCAATGGGATTCCGCGGATCCAAAAAGTCCACTCCATATGCGGCTCAGATCGCAGCGGGGAACGCAGCCGAGAAGGCGATCGATTCCACTGGACTTGCGGAAGTAGACGTTCTCGTTTCCGGTCCGGGGATCGGACGCGAATCTGCGATCCGTTCCTTAGTAGCACGCGGACTTTCCATTAAAATGATCAAGGACATTACTCCATTACCGCATAACGGTTGTCGTCCTCGTAAAAGAAGAAGGGTTTAA
- a CDS encoding DNA-directed RNA polymerase subunit alpha: MSLKSLLKGFKRPKKIEFTTEANTPNYGKFVAEPFERGFATTIGNSLRRTLMSSIEGAAISAIRIEGVNHEFSYIEGVAEDVTRIILNLKQVRIKYEPEDKDQSKVIHLELKGAGYFRAGDLAVDSSIEIMNPDLHIATLNEDANLVLDLEIQRGRGYVPAEDKKKDIEVLGTIPIDSIFSPVQKVIFEISETRVAQRSDYEKLTLEVWTDGSISPEDAVAQAAKILKEHLTVFINFEEELEEEEDELDEADEKLKASLSKHVEELELSVRSLNVLRSLEIDFVGDLVKRSEEEMSKSKHYSEQGLAELKSKLAGLGLSFGMRDF, encoded by the coding sequence GTGTCTCTAAAAAGCTTACTCAAAGGATTTAAACGTCCCAAAAAGATCGAATTTACGACCGAAGCGAATACTCCGAATTACGGAAAATTCGTAGCGGAACCTTTCGAGCGCGGTTTTGCGACCACGATCGGAAACTCTCTTCGTAGAACTCTCATGTCCTCGATTGAAGGTGCGGCTATCTCCGCGATCCGCATCGAAGGAGTGAATCACGAGTTCTCTTATATCGAAGGAGTTGCCGAAGACGTTACTCGTATTATTCTGAACCTCAAACAAGTTCGTATCAAATACGAGCCTGAGGACAAGGATCAAAGCAAAGTAATCCATCTGGAACTCAAAGGCGCTGGTTATTTCAGAGCCGGAGACTTGGCTGTGGATTCTTCCATCGAGATCATGAATCCGGATCTTCATATCGCAACTCTGAACGAAGATGCGAATCTGGTCCTGGATCTGGAGATCCAAAGAGGAAGAGGATACGTTCCTGCTGAAGATAAGAAGAAGGATATCGAAGTTCTGGGAACGATCCCGATCGACTCTATCTTCTCTCCTGTTCAAAAAGTCATTTTCGAGATCTCCGAGACCCGCGTGGCTCAAAGATCCGACTACGAGAAATTGACTCTGGAAGTATGGACTGACGGATCTATTTCTCCTGAGGATGCAGTTGCGCAAGCGGCTAAGATCCTGAAAGAGCACCTTACGGTATTCATCAACTTCGAAGAAGAGCTAGAGGAAGAAGAAGACGAGTTAGACGAAGCTGACGAGAAATTGAAAGCTTCCCTTTCCAAGCATGTGGAAGAACTCGAACTTTCTGTTCGTTCCTTAAACGTTCTACGTAGCTTGGAAATCGACTTCGTAGGAGACCTTGTTAAGAGATCCGAAGAAGAGATGTCCAAATCCAAACATTATAGCGAGCAAGGTCTCGCAGAACTGAAGTCCAAGCTTGCTGGTTTGGGTCTTTCGTTCGGAATGAGAGATTTCTAA
- the rpmD gene encoding 50S ribosomal protein L30, giving the protein METVIVTQIKSNIGIKKGQRLTLAALGLRKTGQQRKHTLTPQVQGMINDVQHLVRVDKA; this is encoded by the coding sequence ATGGAAACCGTAATTGTTACTCAGATCAAAAGTAATATCGGAATCAAGAAAGGCCAGAGGTTAACTTTGGCTGCTTTGGGACTCCGCAAGACCGGACAACAAAGAAAGCATACTCTTACCCCTCAAGTGCAAGGAATGATCAATGATGTTCAGCACTTGGTTCGAGTGGATAAGGCCTAA
- a CDS encoding type Z 30S ribosomal protein S14, with product MAKTSLIERHKKKKKFKVRVHNRCPLCGRPRGYLRRFDMCRICFRKLASQAQIPGVVKASW from the coding sequence ATGGCAAAGACCTCTTTAATCGAAAGACATAAGAAAAAAAAGAAATTCAAAGTACGGGTTCACAACCGTTGCCCTCTCTGCGGTCGCCCTCGCGGTTACCTAAGAAGATTTGACATGTGCAGAATTTGCTTCCGGAAGCTTGCTAGCCAAGCTCAAATCCCGGGAGTAGTTAAGGCATCTTGGTAA
- the secY gene encoding preprotein translocase subunit SecY translates to MLTSIANIFKIPELRNKVFFTLGMLLLFRLGTHITIPGIDPKVVSAIALDANASEGLVGMFDMFAGGALLNFSIFALGIMPYISSSIIMQLVMVLVPSLQKLQKEGEEGRKKIGQYTKYGTILLCGVQSLAVIRLAQRWSYGADNTPALHPGLIHSSVESWFFFIALLSITTGTVLLIWLGEQITERGIGNGISLLIFAGIVGRLPVSIAQLFRENFVDGLNIIILLLLFILLISLTVLLTQGVRKVPLQYGKQMVGRRMVQAKSQSIPFKVNGASVMPIIFASSLLLFPQTIIQQIAELPNWAGWVVLLDYLNPFSQIWYHAAFYFFVYIALIVFFAYFYTAIQFNPTELAENLRKYNGFIPGIRPGSHTKEYIEKVLNRITLPGAVFLAGLALAPYIIIRFLDLGTNSGGGSLVYTFGGTSLLIMVGVALETLKQLESQLLMRNYDGFLKKSKIKGRS, encoded by the coding sequence ATGCTGACTTCGATTGCAAATATCTTCAAAATTCCAGAGTTAAGAAACAAGGTTTTCTTTACTCTTGGCATGCTTTTGCTTTTCCGTCTTGGAACTCATATTACCATCCCCGGTATCGATCCCAAGGTAGTTTCTGCAATCGCTCTAGATGCTAACGCTTCCGAAGGACTTGTCGGAATGTTCGACATGTTTGCCGGTGGAGCTCTTTTGAACTTTTCCATCTTCGCATTAGGGATCATGCCTTATATCTCTTCTTCCATCATTATGCAATTAGTGATGGTGCTTGTTCCTTCTTTGCAGAAGCTACAAAAAGAAGGCGAAGAAGGTCGTAAGAAGATCGGTCAGTACACTAAGTACGGAACCATTCTTCTTTGCGGTGTTCAGTCGTTGGCTGTGATCCGTTTGGCTCAACGTTGGTCTTACGGAGCGGACAATACTCCTGCTCTTCACCCGGGTTTGATCCACTCTTCCGTAGAGTCTTGGTTCTTCTTTATCGCATTACTTTCGATTACTACCGGGACCGTTCTTTTGATCTGGCTCGGAGAGCAGATCACTGAAAGAGGGATCGGTAACGGTATCTCTCTTTTGATCTTTGCCGGTATCGTAGGTCGTCTTCCTGTTTCGATCGCTCAGTTGTTCCGCGAGAATTTCGTAGACGGACTGAACATTATCATCCTTCTTCTCTTATTCATTCTTTTGATCTCCTTGACCGTTCTTCTTACCCAAGGAGTCCGCAAGGTGCCTCTGCAGTATGGAAAGCAGATGGTCGGAAGAAGAATGGTCCAAGCCAAGTCTCAAAGCATTCCTTTCAAAGTGAATGGCGCGAGCGTAATGCCGATCATCTTTGCTTCTTCTTTATTGCTCTTTCCGCAAACGATCATCCAGCAGATTGCCGAGCTTCCAAACTGGGCGGGTTGGGTTGTTCTATTGGATTATTTAAATCCATTCTCTCAGATTTGGTATCACGCAGCGTTTTACTTCTTCGTGTATATTGCTCTTATCGTATTCTTCGCATATTTCTATACTGCGATCCAATTCAATCCGACTGAGCTTGCTGAGAACCTTCGTAAGTATAACGGATTTATTCCAGGGATTCGCCCTGGTTCTCATACTAAGGAATATATCGAGAAGGTCTTGAACAGGATCACTCTTCCGGGCGCTGTTTTTCTCGCAGGCTTGGCTTTAGCTCCTTATATCATCATTCGTTTCTTGGACCTTGGAACTAACTCCGGTGGAGGATCCTTGGTTTATACTTTCGGTGGTACCTCTCTTTTGATCATGGTAGGGGTGGCTCTGGAAACTCTGAAACAATTGGAATCCCAACTTCTTATGAGAAACTATGACGGTTTCTTGAAGAAGTCCAAGATCAAAGGAAGGTCTTAA
- the rplQ gene encoding 50S ribosomal protein L17, with product MNKRNKVKHLNREKGHRDALINNMITSLFKYERIESTQAKLKVVRSHAEKIITRAKRNLATDIAPAVALHNKREVLKRVKDRNIVTKLFEDIAVRYASINGGYTRILKKVNRPSDNSEVGILELTTRKDRPTLLKEIRDKREEVSDAKKAKSAAPAPEKKEKAPKKVAAPKAKPVKKAAAAPKKPAKKKTAAKPKKK from the coding sequence ATGAATAAGAGAAATAAAGTAAAACATCTCAACCGCGAAAAAGGCCATAGAGATGCGTTGATCAATAACATGATCACCAGCCTTTTCAAGTATGAGAGAATCGAATCTACTCAAGCTAAATTGAAAGTGGTTCGTTCTCACGCGGAAAAGATCATCACTAGAGCTAAGAGAAACTTGGCTACCGATATTGCTCCTGCTGTTGCTCTTCATAACAAACGTGAAGTTTTGAAAAGAGTAAAAGATCGTAATATCGTTACTAAGCTTTTCGAAGATATCGCAGTTCGTTATGCAAGCATCAACGGTGGATACACTCGTATCTTGAAGAAGGTAAATCGTCCTTCTGATAACTCTGAAGTCGGGATCCTGGAATTAACTACCAGAAAAGATCGTCCTACTCTCTTGAAAGAGATCAGAGATAAGAGAGAGGAAGTTTCCGATGCTAAGAAAGCTAAGTCTGCGGCTCCAGCTCCGGAGAAAAAAGAAAAGGCTCCTAAGAAAGTAGCCGCTCCGAAAGCGAAGCCGGTGAAGAAAGCAGCAGCTGCTCCTAAAAAACCAGCTAAGAAGAAGACTGCAGCAAAACCTAAGAAAAAATAA
- a CDS encoding adenylate kinase yields MNSIIFMGPPGAGKGTQAKILCDTLGIPQISTGDILRAAVKNGTPMGLEAKKFMDAGDLVPDSVVIGIIKDRLVEPDCKNGFLLDGFPRTVEQADALDKILSGEGVKIKRAINLEVPDAELLERLLKRAEIEGRSDDNETTIKSRLETYNKKTLPLLDYYSAKGNLSRVNGVGNLEQVTELIKKELA; encoded by the coding sequence GTGAATTCTATCATTTTCATGGGGCCACCGGGTGCCGGAAAAGGAACCCAAGCTAAGATCCTTTGCGATACGTTAGGTATCCCTCAGATCTCTACGGGAGATATTCTTCGCGCAGCAGTGAAGAACGGAACTCCGATGGGACTGGAAGCAAAGAAGTTCATGGATGCCGGCGACTTGGTCCCGGATTCCGTTGTAATCGGTATTATTAAAGATCGTCTCGTAGAGCCTGATTGTAAGAACGGATTCCTTTTGGATGGATTTCCAAGGACCGTTGAACAAGCGGATGCTTTGGACAAGATCCTGAGCGGAGAAGGGGTTAAGATCAAGAGAGCGATCAATTTAGAAGTTCCTGATGCGGAGCTTCTGGAGCGTTTATTGAAACGCGCGGAGATCGAAGGACGTTCCGACGACAATGAGACTACCATCAAGAGTCGTTTGGAAACGTATAACAAAAAGACTCTTCCGCTATTGGACTATTATTCTGCGAAAGGAAATCTCTCTCGTGTAAACGGAGTAGGGAACCTGGAGCAAGTCACAGAACTCATAAAGAAGGAGTTAGCTTAA
- the rpsH gene encoding 30S ribosomal protein S8, producing the protein MSLSDPIGDMLTRIRNAGRAKHESCVIPGSKIKRSILELMKEEGFINGFEPVTNGSFEDFKVALKYDLTKRPVIRELVRVSKPGRRVYMKSEEIRPYKNNMGTMILSTSKGIMTSKKARKLRVGGEVICKLS; encoded by the coding sequence ATGAGTCTATCTGATCCAATCGGCGATATGCTAACAAGAATTCGAAATGCAGGTCGTGCAAAACACGAGAGCTGTGTGATCCCAGGAAGCAAGATCAAACGTTCTATCCTGGAACTGATGAAAGAAGAAGGTTTTATAAACGGTTTCGAGCCGGTAACCAACGGAAGCTTTGAAGATTTCAAAGTAGCTCTGAAATACGACCTGACCAAAAGACCTGTGATCCGCGAGTTAGTTCGCGTTTCCAAACCTGGTCGTCGGGTTTATATGAAGAGCGAAGAGATCCGCCCATACAAAAACAATATGGGAACGATGATCCTTTCCACTTCCAAAGGAATAATGACCAGCAAGAAAGCACGGAAATTACGCGTAGGAGGAGAGGTGATCTGTAAACTCTCTTAA
- the rpmJ gene encoding 50S ribosomal protein L36, protein MKVRTSVKKICTSCKVIRRKGVIRVICTNPKHKQRQA, encoded by the coding sequence ATGAAAGTAAGAACATCCGTTAAAAAGATCTGCACTAGCTGCAAAGTTATCAGAAGAAAAGGTGTGATCAGAGTGATCTGCACTAACCCTAAACACAAGCAAAGGCAAGCATAA
- the rplE gene encoding 50S ribosomal protein L5, with protein MAARLREKYGKEIVSELQKKYNFKSIMQVPRLEKIVLNVGMGEAHTNPKALEAAVEELGLITGQRPVKTKAKKSIAGFKLREGMSLGTTVTLRGNYMYEFLDRLVNVALPRVRDFKGVSEKGFDGRGNYNFSIKEQIIFPEIKVDKINTIYGMNLTFVTNTKSDAEAYSLLAAFGMPFRNLR; from the coding sequence ATGGCAGCAAGACTGAGGGAAAAATACGGAAAAGAAATCGTTTCCGAACTTCAAAAGAAATACAACTTCAAGTCCATCATGCAGGTTCCTCGCTTAGAGAAAATCGTTCTAAACGTGGGAATGGGCGAGGCTCATACCAACCCTAAGGCATTGGAAGCAGCTGTAGAAGAGCTGGGACTTATCACTGGACAACGTCCTGTTAAGACTAAGGCGAAGAAATCCATTGCGGGATTCAAACTCCGCGAGGGAATGAGCCTCGGAACCACCGTTACTTTGCGTGGGAACTATATGTATGAGTTCTTGGATCGCTTAGTGAACGTTGCGCTTCCAAGGGTGCGTGACTTTAAAGGAGTTTCCGAGAAAGGCTTCGACGGACGCGGAAACTATAACTTCAGCATCAAAGAACAAATCATCTTCCCCGAGATCAAAGTGGATAAGATCAACACTATCTACGGAATGAACCTGACCTTCGTAACGAACACCAAGAGCGACGCAGAAGCTTATAGCTTGCTTGCGGCTTTCGGTATGCCGTTCCGGAACCTGAGATAA
- the rpsD gene encoding 30S ribosomal protein S4, with amino-acid sequence MARYRGPVVKLMRREGVNLYLKSSFTFNRDKFHKKGPPGMQPKRKPKVSEYGSQLREKQKLKRAYGLLEKQFRSLYEEASHAHGVTGEILLQLLERRLDNVVYRLGFAVTRRQARNFIAHNHILVNGEKVDIPSFRLKVGDKIEIKPKFRTSGFITQNIQLAQSLNNIPSWVSSDFIQFSGEILSLPERHHVDIPVKEQVIVELYSK; translated from the coding sequence ATGGCAAGATATAGAGGACCTGTCGTTAAACTAATGAGGAGAGAAGGTGTTAACCTTTACCTCAAATCCAGTTTTACTTTCAATAGAGATAAGTTCCATAAAAAGGGACCTCCTGGTATGCAACCTAAAAGGAAACCGAAAGTTTCCGAGTACGGTTCTCAGCTTCGTGAAAAGCAAAAGCTGAAAAGAGCGTACGGACTGTTAGAGAAACAATTCCGTAGCCTTTATGAAGAAGCATCTCACGCTCACGGTGTAACCGGTGAGATCCTTCTTCAGCTTTTGGAAAGAAGATTGGATAACGTTGTGTATCGTTTAGGTTTCGCAGTGACTAGACGTCAGGCGAGAAACTTCATCGCTCATAATCATATTCTTGTGAACGGCGAGAAAGTGGATATTCCATCTTTCCGTTTGAAAGTAGGCGATAAGATCGAGATCAAACCTAAATTCAGGACTTCTGGATTTATTACTCAGAACATCCAGTTGGCTCAATCTCTGAATAATATTCCTTCTTGGGTGTCTTCCGATTTCATTCAGTTCTCGGGAGAAATTCTGTCTTTGCCGGAGCGTCATCATGTCGACATTCCAGTAAAAGAGCAGGTGATCGTGGAGTTGTACTCCAAGTAA
- the rplN gene encoding 50S ribosomal protein L14, with product MIQQETILQVADNSGIKRVMCIKVLGGSKKRYASVGDEIIVAVKDAQPAYGLKDSTGKKVHNKAVQRAVVVRTKKEIRRPDGSYIRFDDNAVAIIDDKGNPKGTRIFGPVARELRDKKYAKIISLAPEVL from the coding sequence ATGATCCAACAGGAAACCATCCTCCAAGTCGCCGATAACTCCGGAATTAAAAGAGTTATGTGTATCAAGGTCCTCGGAGGCTCTAAAAAACGTTACGCTTCCGTAGGAGACGAGATCATTGTCGCCGTTAAAGATGCACAGCCCGCTTACGGGTTGAAAGACTCTACGGGGAAGAAGGTCCATAACAAGGCCGTTCAACGCGCAGTAGTCGTTAGAACAAAGAAAGAGATCCGTCGTCCAGATGGTTCTTATATCAGATTCGATGATAACGCAGTAGCGATCATCGACGATAAGGGAAATCCGAAAGGAACTCGTATCTTTGGGCCAGTAGCTCGCGAACTTCGCGATAAGAAATACGCAAAAATTATCTCCCTAGCGCCGGAGGTTCTATAA
- the rplX gene encoding 50S ribosomal protein L24: protein MSKLTYRGSEYTKFKSVRLHKDDEVIVIAGKEKGKKGKILVIDKKRDRVVVEGLNKRKRFLRPTQENPQGGVVEVEAPMHISNVMFYDSKKKKGVRVGYQENKGKKVRVSKPEGKEI from the coding sequence ATGTCCAAGCTGACGTATCGGGGATCCGAATATACTAAATTCAAGTCCGTTCGTTTGCACAAAGATGACGAAGTCATTGTCATCGCAGGCAAAGAGAAAGGAAAAAAAGGCAAGATTCTCGTAATCGATAAGAAGAGAGATCGTGTCGTAGTCGAAGGACTGAACAAACGCAAACGTTTCTTAAGACCTACTCAGGAAAACCCGCAAGGCGGCGTCGTAGAAGTGGAAGCTCCTATGCATATTTCCAACGTAATGTTTTACGACTCCAAGAAGAAGAAAGGAGTTCGTGTAGGTTACCAAGAGAATAAAGGTAAAAAAGTCCGCGTTTCCAAGCCGGAAGGGAAAGAGATCTAA
- the infA gene encoding translation initiation factor IF-1, with product MAKEDAITVDGTVLEPLPNAMFRVELENGHKVLAHISGKMRMHYIRILPGDKVTVELSPYDLTKGRITYRKK from the coding sequence TTGGCAAAAGAAGATGCAATCACCGTGGACGGTACCGTTCTGGAACCTCTTCCAAACGCAATGTTCCGCGTTGAGCTGGAAAACGGGCACAAGGTTTTGGCTCATATTTCCGGCAAAATGAGAATGCATTATATCCGAATTCTTCCGGGAGATAAAGTCACCGTGGAGCTTTCTCCTTATGATTTGACCAAGGGTAGAATTACCTACCGCAAAAAATAG
- the rpsE gene encoding 30S ribosomal protein S5: MAYEQDQEQKEFNEKVVKIDRVAKVVKGGRRFSFNALTVVGDSKGKVGIGFGKANEVPDAIRKSIESAKKNLVKIQFRGHTIPHEVIGKFKSARVILKPSTAGTGIIAGGSVRSVVEKVGIQDVLSKSWGSSNPVNIVKATLDALQQLETPVLAARKRGISLARLFGNDVG; this comes from the coding sequence ATGGCGTACGAGCAAGATCAAGAACAGAAAGAGTTTAACGAGAAGGTCGTAAAGATCGATCGCGTTGCTAAGGTTGTGAAGGGGGGACGTCGTTTCTCCTTTAACGCTCTGACAGTAGTCGGAGATTCCAAAGGTAAAGTAGGGATCGGATTCGGTAAAGCGAACGAGGTTCCTGATGCGATCCGTAAATCCATCGAATCCGCTAAGAAGAATCTTGTTAAGATCCAATTCAGAGGACATACCATTCCTCACGAAGTGATCGGAAAGTTTAAATCCGCAAGAGTCATCCTGAAGCCGTCTACTGCGGGAACCGGGATCATCGCCGGAGGATCGGTTCGTTCTGTTGTGGAAAAAGTAGGGATCCAAGACGTTCTCAGCAAATCCTGGGGCTCTTCGAATCCGGTAAACATCGTAAAGGCGACTCTGGACGCTCTCCAGCAGTTAGAGACTCCTGTTCTTGCCGCTCGCAAGAGAGGGATTAGCCTCGCTCGCCTCTTCGGAAACGACGTAGGATAA
- the rpsM gene encoding 30S ribosomal protein S13, producing MARIAGIDLPREKRIVVGLTYIYGIGRSTSRKLLAKAGVPEAVRVKDLSDTQEAAIRKAIEESIKVEGDLRSENQLNIKRLMDIGCYRGLRHRKGLPVRGQRTRTNARTRKGVKKTVANKKKVTK from the coding sequence ATGGCTCGTATCGCAGGTATCGATCTTCCCAGAGAGAAAAGAATCGTAGTCGGTCTGACCTATATTTATGGGATTGGCCGATCCACTTCTCGTAAACTTCTCGCGAAAGCAGGAGTTCCTGAAGCGGTAAGAGTAAAGGATCTTTCCGATACTCAAGAAGCTGCTATCAGAAAGGCGATTGAAGAAAGCATCAAGGTAGAAGGAGATCTTCGCTCCGAAAACCAACTGAACATCAAGAGATTGATGGATATCGGATGCTATAGAGGCCTGCGTCATAGAAAAGGTCTTCCGGTTCGCGGTCAAAGAACCAGAACCAACGCCCGTACTCGTAAGGGTGTCAAGAAGACCGTTGCCAATAAGAAGAAGGTGACTAAGTAA
- the rplR gene encoding 50S ribosomal protein L18 yields the protein MINKLKKIAAKNRRAERSRFKLRQFGERPRLIFNKSNRYLSCQIVDDSKGVTLVAASTLEETFSGKSRKDKEAAKALGKAIGERAASKGVKVVMLDRSGMIYHGRIAAFADAAREAGLEF from the coding sequence ATGATTAATAAACTGAAAAAAATCGCAGCCAAAAACAGGAGAGCGGAACGTTCTCGATTCAAACTCAGACAGTTTGGAGAACGCCCTCGTTTGATTTTCAATAAATCAAATCGTTATCTTTCCTGCCAGATCGTAGATGATTCCAAAGGAGTTACTCTGGTTGCTGCTTCTACCCTTGAGGAAACTTTCTCAGGCAAGAGCCGCAAAGACAAAGAAGCTGCTAAGGCTTTGGGAAAAGCGATCGGAGAGAGAGCCGCTTCTAAAGGTGTAAAAGTGGTAATGCTGGATCGTTCCGGAATGATCTACCACGGAAGAATCGCGGCTTTCGCGGATGCTGCTAGAGAAGCAGGATTGGAGTTCTAA